In Actinotignum schaalii, the sequence ACCGCGAATCTCACCGCGATGGTCCGCACCGATTGGGTGGGGGTGACCGGCACGGAAAGTGTGGGCGCGAACGCCAGCGTACTCAACGAAACGCTTAGCGTTGCGGATCGCGTGATTACCGCGGATACTGCCCAGCGTGATTTTGTGCTCGGGGCCCTGTCCGGGAACTATCGTTTGGATCAGAATACGTACGACGACGATCACTCTCTCACCAGCCTCGTCGCCCAGGAAAACGGCGGTATTGCAGCGGCCCTCGCCGCGCTACACTCCCCCATCCACGCCTATGAGCGGGTGGAAACCACCCAGCTTTACGAGGAGCCCGGCAAGCCCGGTGCCCGCAAGCATCCCCACCTGCGCCGTGCGCTGCGCGGCCTGGCCAGCACTCTCAAGGGAGAACGCAAGTGACCTCTGTTTCCGTTATTCTTGTCAATTTCCGCGGGGCGGAAGATACGATTGCCGCCGCGCACTACCTGCGTGAATGTGATTGGCCCGCGCAGGATCTGGAGATCGTCGTCGTCGATAATAATTCCGGGGATGGTTCGTTCGAGCGCCTGCGCGCCGAACTACCCGACTGTCAGGTACTGCAATCGGGCGCCAACCTGGGCTTCACCGGGGGCTGCAACTTCGGAGTGGAGCATTCGCGCGGAGATATTGTGGCGTTCCTCAATAATGATGCCCGGCCCGGAAAGCAGTGGATTCGCGCCGCGGTGGAAGCGATTGAGGCAGACCCGAAGGTGGGCTGCGTGGCTTCCAAGGTGCTCACCTGGGAAGGCGACAGAATCGATTTCGTCGATTCCTCGATGACGTGGTTCGGGATGGGCTACAAGCGCGAGGCAGAACGGGAAGATACCGGCGCCTGGGATACCCCGAAGAATGTGCTCTTCCCCACCGGGGCCGCCATGTTCGTGCCGCGCCGTGTTTTCGAGGAACTGGGCGGGTTCGATGACCGCTACTTCATGTTCTACGAGGATGCCGATTTCGGCTGGCGTGCTAACCTTGCCGGATACGATGTGCGCTACGTGCCTGAATCGGTGGCCTACCACCGCCACCACGTCACCATGAAGAAGTTCGGGAATTTCCGGGAAACGTATTTCCTGGAACGCAATGCGCTGGCCTGCCTGTACAAGAATCTCGGCGATGACCTGCTCCGCACGGTTTTCGCTCCAGCCCTCGCTTTCGCCGTGGAGCGCAGCGCGGAACGCAGCGAAGTGGAGGAGCGCCGCGGCCCGGATTCCTACCGTGCCGCGCAAGGCACCATCACGAAAATGGCGGCCACCGCCCCTTACGCGGTGTCGTATTTCCGCGATATTTTGCCCTCCCTCGTGGAATCACGCCGGGAGATCCAGGCCGGGCGCAAGAAATCCGATGCGGAGATTATTACCCTCATGCGTAATGCCATGGAGCCGGCCTATCCGCTGCCGCGCTACCTGGACCTCCACGAGGCACTGGCGCGGTTCTTCGGCATCGCGAAGCGTTTTTCCGGGCAGGCGAAGGTGTTGGTGGTGACCGGTGAACCCATCGGGGAAAAAATGGCCGGACCGGCTATCCGGGCCTGGGAGATGTGCACCCGCCTGGCGCTCGAACACCCGGTGCGGCTGTGTTCCACGGCCGGTGTTGGCAAGGTAGCCCCTCAAGCTTTTGAGATCCACAATGGCGATACCGATACCCTGCGCGCCTGCACCGATTGGGCGGACGTCATTATTTTCCAGGGCTTCCTGCTGGAAAGCGCCCCGTGGCTCATGAGCTCGGAAAAGATCATCGTGGCCGATATTTACGATCCCATGCACCTCGAGCAGCTCGAGCAGGCCCGCGATCAGGGCCCGGAGGGCCGCGAACGCTCCATTACCGGGGTGACCGGGGTGCTCAACCGGCAGCTGGCCCGCGCCGATAAATTCCTGTGTGCCTCGGATAAGCAGCGCAATTTCTGGCTCGGGCAGCTGGCGAGCATGGGCCGGATCAACCGCAATGTCCTCCCCGATGGTGCGGATGTGCGCAGCCTCATCGATATTGCGCCCTTCGGCCTGGGCGAAGAAGCGCCCCGCCAAACCGAGCACGCCATCCGCGGGAAGGTTCCCGGCATCGGCATGGATGACAAGGTGATCCTGTGGGGCGGCGGGGTCTATAACTGGTTCGACCCGCTCTCCCTCATCCGCGCGGTCGCCCAGCTTTCCCGCACCCACCCGGATGTGCGCCTCTACTTCCTGGGGATGAAACACCCGAATCCGGGGGTGCCGGCCATGCGGGTCGCCTCCGAGGCGGTGGCCCTGGCCGACGAGCTGGAGCTCACCAACCGCTTTGTATTCTTCAACCACGACTGGGTTCCCTACCACGAACGCCAGAACTACCTGCTGGACGCAAACGTGGGGGTCTCCACCCATTTCGAGCACGTGGAAACCCAGTTCTCCTTCCGCACCCGCATCCTCGACTACCTGTGGGCGGGCCTGCCGATCGTGGCGACCAGCGGGGATTCCTTCGGGAACGCCCTCGATAGCGAAGGCATCGGCATCTCGGTACCTCCGCGCGATGTGGAGGCCCTGGCCGCCGCGCTCGAAACACTGTTATACGACGACGCCGCAGCGGCCCGCGCGCGTGCGAATATTGCCGGTTTCGCCCAGCAGTTCCACTGGGATCGGGCGCTGGCCCCGCTGCTGGAGTTCTGCCGGCACCCGCGCCGGGCCGCGGATCTGGCTTTCCGCGCCGGCGACGATGTGCCGGGAACCATGCTCGGCTTTATCGATCCCGGTTTCAACCCGGTGCGCGATCTCAAACTCGTGGTGGATTACCTGCGCACCGGCGGCCCGAAGGTGCTGGCCTCCAAGGTGAAGTCCCGGCTGCGCAAGTACATCTAGGACGCCTCGTGCGGCTGCCGCCCTACGTTGCCGAGGGAATAATGAGGGCGTAGCCGTACATGCAGGCGGTCACAATTGCCAGGCCCCAGGTTACGGAATGACGCAGCTTAATCCAGGCAGCAGCCGCGCAGAAGAGCGGGATAAGAACCATCCCGTAGCGATGCTGCATAAAGGTGAGCGAGCCGGCGAGGATATTGAAACCGAGCACCACCCCCGGCGCGATACCGAGGAAGGACACCGCGGCAGCCTGACAGAAACGCTGCTCCACAGTAGAGCGGCGTTCCAGGATCCAGGCCACGCTCACAATGGCGGTAATTCCCAGCCAGAGCGCCACGCTCGCGAAAGGAGACTTCGGGTATTGCTCGGCTGTCCCACCAATCCCGGCGAAAACAATTTGAAGTGCATCATCGGTCATATAGGGCAACTGGCGCAGATCGAGCACCCCGGTTGGATCCACCACAATATCCGGGCGTGCCACCGTAATGAAGGGGCGAATCACCAACCAGGCCCCACCCGCTACCGCGGACACCAGCCCGAGAGTGCCAATTTCCCACCAGCGCGGCAACGTGGCGGGCTCAGCGGCAGCTTTCTTACCCCAGCCGTTGCCGGGCCGCATCCGGTACCACACCAGGAAAATAAGGGCCGCCACCACCGCGAAAATATTTTGCATTTTCACCACACAGGCCACCGTGGCAATAAGGAGGAGCCAGCCGAGTGACCATTGCCGGCGCGCGTAGAAAATACTCCCGAAAAGAATGAGGGTTCCCACCAGGAGATTGAGCGCATCCGGGGTGATATAGCAGTTCGTGGTGCGGAAGGTGGGCATGGAGGTGATGAGGAGCGGCACCGTGAGCGCCATCGCCCAGGTGGCACCAACGCGGCGCATTCCCCAGGCAAGGACCGTCATCCCCAGCACCAACCAGAGCACGCTGGTGAGGCGAGCACTGCCCAGCAAGCCCATCCCGAGCATCATAAACGGCTTAGCCAGCCAGGCGGTGAGGAAGTAGTAGACCGGGGAATGCACCCCGGCGGTGGTGTAGCCAGCGAAGGGGAGCTTCTCATCCGGGAAATCACCCCCGCACACTCCAATGGTTGCCGAGCTAACCGGATTGGAACCGAAACCGAGGCAGGCCAACACCTCACGGGCGTAGGAATCCGTGGTCATGCCGTCACGCACCACGATCCCGCGACCGGCCTTATCAACCGCATCGAGGTACACGTATTCATCGAAGGGAGACAGGTGTGGATTGGTGGTGATGAAATGCAGATTGAGTGCCCCGCCCAGAATCCCGAAGAACACCAGCACGGCTAACCACACCACCCAGGGGCGCCCGGCACTGATTCTGCGCAACCGCGATACCAGAGCCGCCCGATGTGTCGAGCGTTGAGAAGACGAAGCGGCCTGGGGCGCCCGGACATCTGCGTGTGTGGCTGCAACCATGGATTTCCTTGAGATGGACAACGTTTCACTTGCCGCGTTATCTTATCGCGAAGTACCACCCCTCATATAGGGCACACAGCACGGGCGTTCGTTCAAGCCCGGGCCTCAATGGCCTAAAATCAAAGAATGACTTCTGAGCAAGACAGGCACACCCGTCTCGTCGTTCTCATTCCGGCCTGGAATGAAGAAGAGGCGCTGCCGGCGGTTCTCACCGAATTACGCCAGGCAGTACCGCACGCATCCCTCGTGGTCATTAACGATTGCTCCCGGGATGCCACCGCCCAGGTGGCCGCGGCCGGCGGGGCAACAGTCCTCAACCTGCCCATTAACCTCGGGGTGGGCGGGGCGATGCGCACCGGATACCTGTACGCCTGGCGCCACGGTTTTGACCGCGCCGTGCAGGTGGATGCCGATGGCCAGCACCGCCCCGAAGATATTGCCCGCCTCCTCGAAAAGATGGATGCCACCGGTGCCGATATTGTGATTGGGGCGCGTTTCGCCGAACGGGGCTCCTATCGGGTGCGCGGCCCGCGCGCCTGGGCCATGCGCTTCCTCTCCCGCGTACTTTCCCGCGTACATCACACCCGGCTCACGGATACCACCTCGGGTTTCAAGCTGACGAACCGGAAGGCCATCGGGGTGCTCGCCGATGAACTCCCGGCCGAATACTTAGGCGATACCATCGAGGCTCTTATTATCGCCAGCAAAGCCGGGCTGCGCGTTACCCAGGTGGGGGTGGAGATGCGCGAACGGCAGGGCGGCACCCCCTCCCATAACCCGCTGAAAGCCGCGCGCCTGCTGCTGCGCGGTATTATCGCCATGGCGGTAGCCTCTACCCGCCCCGGCCAAAAAGATCTTGACGGAACCGAAGGAAGGCAATAACGTGCTCTACCGCCTCTTGCCGATCGCCGCGAGCATCCTCTTCCTCGTGTACCTGTTTATCCTGCTGCGCTCGCGGCGGATGAAACAAACCTACGTGTATATCTGGTTCCTTATCGGCATCGGCCTGCTCGTTATTTCGATCTGGCCCCAGGTTGTTTTCCTCGTCTCCCAAGCCCTCGGTTTCAAACGCGCCTCCAATATGATTCTGGTGATCGCGTGCGTGGTGCTGCTCATGGTGACGATCCAGCTGTCCACCGCCGTCTCCCGCTTGGAAGAAGACCGGCGGCGTTTGGCTGAAGAAATAGCTTTACTGCGCGCGGAGCGCGCTGCGCCCCCAGCCGAGGCGTAAACTTCATGTGCATCAATACAGGAAGGACTTCCATGCGCATTCTTGTTACCGGTGGTGCCGGTTTCATCGGAGCGGCGATGTCAGCGTACCTCGCCGACCATCACGAGCAGGTTATCGCTTTCGATAACCTGCATCCGCAGATCCACCCGGATCACCAGCCCACGGCCGGCTTCGATAAGCGCGTGGAGCTCTACGAAGCAGATGTGACCGACCCGGCCGCCTGGGATACCTTGCTGGAGCGCTTCACCCCGGATGTTGTGGTCCATTTGGCGGCGGAAACCGGAACCGGGCAGTCCCTGACCGAATCCACCCGGCATGCCTCCGTGAACGTGGTGGGCACCACCACGATGCTCGATGCCTTCGCGCGCCACCAGGTTATCCCGCAGCGCATTGTTCTTGCCTCCTCGCGCGCGGTCTACGGCGAGGGTGCCTGGCGGCATACCTCCGGGGAGCACGCCGGTGAGCTGTTCTACCCCGGTTCGCGTACCGTGGCCATGTTCGAAAAAGAAGAGTGGGATTTCCCGGAGGCCGAGCCGGTGGCCATGAACGCCGCCCTGGTGGAGCCGCACCCGTCCTCGGTCTACGCGGTTACCAAAATCGCCCAGGAACAGCTCCTGCGCATGTGGGGCGATGCTTTCGGCTGTGAAATCGGGATTGTGCGCCTGCAAAACGTGTACGGCCCGGGCCAAACCCCCTCCAATCCCTACACCGGGATCATGTCCCTCTTCTGCCGGGTTGCCTACAATAAGCAGCAGATTTCCGTCTACGAAGACGGCCTTATCCGCCGCGATTTCATCATTATTGATGATGTGGCTCGCGCCCTCATTAAGATGATCGAAATTGAAAAGTGCCCGGGCGTCTCCGTGGATATCGGGGCGGGCCATTACACCACTATCCTCGAAGCGGCCCAGATTATCGCGAAGATTTACGGGGCTCCCGAACCGAAGATCACCGGCCAGTGGCGCCACGGCGACGTACGCCACGCCTGGGCGGATCCGGCGCCGGCCCGCGAGCTCCTCGGATTCGAGGCCGAAGTGGACGTGGAAGAAGGCTTCACGCGCCTTGCTTCCTGGATTAACACCCAGACCCAGTATCTCTAAACCCGATAACCGCAGCGCGGCGTGCGGCGACGACCCGGGAACCGCGGCGTCGTCGCCCCACCGCGATGGGACCACGCGAAGGAACGTATGCGCACATGGCTTGACCCCCGCAATAATTCGCTGAATCTGATTCGGCTTGTTTTTGCGCTGATGGTACTTTTCCACCACGTGGGGCCGGTAACCCAGCTCGTCGGGGAATTCGAGATCACGCCCGGCGAATCTGTGGGCGCCTGGGCTGTTTTCGGTTTCTTTATGATTTCCGGGTACCTCATCACCGCGGCTCGGCTGCGTTCAGACGTGGGGCGCTACCTCAAGAACCGCGTGGTCCGGATTTTCCCGGCCTTCCTGTTTATCAATGTGGTGACGGCGTTCCTCCTCGCGCCCTTCGTCTACATCCTTGACCACGGCACCCTGGATGGCTACCTCACCACCGGCCCCACGCCGATCAGCTATATCCTGGGCAATTTCTTCCTCTACATGAACCAGTGGGGCATCGCGGATACCCTCCACAATGTTCCCTACCCCATTGCCTGGAACGGCTCGCTGTGGTCCCTCTACTACGAGTTCGTGTGCTACCTCATTGTGGGCGCACTGCTCACCATTCCCTTCTTCAAGCGGCATATCTGGCCCACGGCCGTGATTTTCCTGGGCACCTGCGCGCTGCGGGTCTTCCTCCCCACCGCCACGGTCTACCTGGGTACCATGAACGGCACCCTCGACCAGCTCTCGCGGCTGCTGCCTTTCTTCTTCGGTGGCTCGCTACTTTTCCTGGCAAAAGACCGCCTCAGCCTCACCGCTTGGGGTGCGCTGGGGGCAACGGTTGCGGCCGTGGCGATTATGGTGGTGGCTCCGCATTCCGGGCCGCAGATTTCCGCGCCGCTCCTCACCTACGTGCTGCTGTGGATCGGGCAGACGCTCCCCTCCCCGCGCCTCTTCCAAGTCCACGATTTCAGCTACGGCATCTACATTTGGGGATTCCCGCTCACCCAGCTGCTCACCCGCCTCGGGTTGGCCGACGCGGCGCCCTACCTGGTTTTCTGCGCGGTTCTTTTCGTGCTCACCGCCCTGGGTGCGGCATTCTCCTGGTTCCTGGTGGAACGGCCCGCCATGCGGGCTTCGCGCGGCAAAAAGAATCCCTTCGGGGAGTTGCGCGCGCCGGCGCGCTGATGCGTGCGAAGAAGCGCGCTGCGGGGCGTGCGTCGTCGTACCAAGAACGACGACGCCGGGCCTAGCTGCCGAGCAGGTGACGCAGCAGGGTACGTACCCCGGTGGAGCTGCGCTCTTTGAGGGCCCGCGGCAGCAAGGTGGCGGCGTAGAGGCGCGAGGTGGCGTGCAACCGGGCCGCCCGCTGGGCCTTGGTCCAGCCGCGGCGCTTCATCTCTTCCGCTGCCAGCGCGAAATAGCGCCGTTCCCCGGCGAAGCGGGTGCCGTCCAGCAGCTTGGAGGCGGAGGCGGAAGAATCGTGGCGGCGGTAACGGAAGCACACGGTCGGCTCCACGAGCATAGAGGCGCCCGCGGCTAGCATATCGACAACGATGGCGAGGTCCTGGATGAGGGGGAAGCCGGGGCGGAAGGGGGTGGCGCGAATGGTCTCGGTGCGGAAGACGAGCGAGGGCCAGTAAAGCCAATCCCCGGTGAGGAGTACCGCGGCGGCACCTTCACCGGAAATAACATTGCCCATACGGGTCGAGCGCTTGCGCAGGGAGGTTTTGATACGGTCCCCGAGCGGAGAGATCACGGTGCCCTGCGCGTCAATGGGGCGCACCCCGGGCTGAATAATATCGATGGTGGGGTGGGCGGCAATAGCGGCCTGGATGGTGGAAACAAAATTCGGTTCCATCACGTCATCACAGCCCATGAACATCATGTACTCGGCGGTGGCCAGCTTCAGGCAGGTTTCGTAGTTTTCGGTAATGCCGCGGTTCGTTTCGTTGCGGATATAGGTGATGCGCTCATCATGCAGCTGGGCGAAGTAGTCGGGAACGCTCTCATCGGGATAGCAATCATCCACCACGGTGAGCTTCCACTCATCGCTATCCTGGGCCAGGACCGATTCCACGGTTTGGAAGAGGTAGTCCGGGTTCCCCCAGAAGGGCAGCATGATATCGAGGCGCATCGGGCGTGATCCTTTCCGTGGCGAAGCGGCTTTCCGTTTCGCCGCCATCCGTACTAGCGCCTATTATGGCACGGGCGCGCTCAGGGCGCCGGCCCGGGCGGGCTGGGCGTAGCGCGCCGTTAGCCCGGCCGCCCGAAGCGCCGCGCACCCTATACTTAAGAAATCCTGCGAAGAGAAAGGCCATCCGTGATGTCCACCGCCGCTGGCCAGAGCTCAGAAACTGCCGGGGCTGCGCTGCCCGTTGCCTTAGGGGGTGCCTCCGGGGCGCTGTCCGGTTTCTTTATTACGGTGGTGAGTGCGCGCTCGCTCTCCCCTGCCGATAACACCCTATTTTTGACCTTCTGGGCCGCCCTTTTCGCCATTATTGCCATCGTGGCGGGCCTTCAAAATGAGGTGACGCGGGCGGTGCGCCGGGACCGGGTTGAGAGCCGCGCGGGCGTAGAAAGCCGCGCCGGCGTGGATTCCGGGGCCGCTGGCCCGCGTTACCGCACTTCGCCGGTTCTTATCTGCGCGGGGGTGGGCGTATGCGCCGCGGTCCTGGTGCTGGCTGCCACGCCGCTGTGGCTGCGAGTCTTTCACGGGTTTTCCGGGCGCGGGCTCCTCATTGCTTTTATTGCCCTGGGGGTACTTCTCAATAGCGTGCATTTAGGGCTCCTCGGAGTTTTCGCGGGGCGCGGGAAGTGGAAGGTTTTCGGTACTCTCACGTCGCTGGAACCGGCCCTGCGTTTCCTCTTCATTGCGGTGGCCGGATACCTCAGCCTTGCGCTCCACCTCTACGCACTCGCCTGCGTACTGGCCTGCGGCACCTGGCTGCTGCTCAGCGCCGCGCCGGGAGTGCGGGCTTTGGCACGCACCCGCATTAATATTGCGCCGCGGGGCTTGGTGCGCCGCCTCCTGCTGGCCATGGCCGCGACCGGGGCCAGCGCGCTTCTTATTAACGGTTTTCCGCTCCTCATGAGCCTGACCACCGAGCCGGTGGTGTTCTCTGAGGCAGCCCCGCTTATCCAAGCGGTGTCCGTGACTCGGGCTCCCCTCATGCTTCCCCTGGTGGCTTTCCAGTCCATGGTGATCACGGTTTTTGTCCAGCACCCCGAACGCACCCGCGGCTATTTGCTGCGCCTGGCCGTTATTGTGGGCGGAATTGGCGGGATTGGCGCCCTGGCTGCTGCCGCGTGCGGCCCGTGGCTCATGGCGGTTATTTTCGGGCCGGCTTATGCGAATACGCCCCTGATCCTGGGATTCTTGGTGCTTGCCGCGGCCTGCCTGGCTCTTCTTACCTTGACCGGGGCGGTGGCGCTGGCTGCCGATCACCACCGGCTCAATATTCTGGGGTGGTGCGTGGCCCTGGCGGTCTCCGTCGCCATTATGCTTCTGCCCGTTTGCCTGGAAACGCGCACGGTTACCTCCCTGGTGGTGGGCCCGCTGCTGGGGAGCATCTGCCATATCCTCGGCCTGGTGCGCCGCACTCGATAGCGCGCTAGCGCCGGAGCGGCGCGCGGGTACCATGGAGACTACTGAGCTGACCTAGGAGGAATCATGGCACGGGTATCCGTTATCACTCCCGCCTACCGCGGTGAGGACACTATTCGGCGCGCGGTTGTATCGGTCCTGGGCCAAACCATGCCCGATGTGGAGCTCATCGTTGTGGATGATCACTCCCCGGATAACACCGCCGGCGTGCTGCGCGACCTGGAAAAAGAACTTGCCGATAACCGCCTCACCGTGATCTACCACGAGAACAATACCGGGGTATCCGGGGCCCGCAACTCCGCCCTTGCGCGCGCCTCCGGGGACTATATTGCTTTCCTTGACGGGGATGATTACTGGGAAGCCACCTATCTGGAACGCATGCTACGTGAGGTAGAAAACGTGCCCGATACCGATGTGGTGTGCTGCGGGCGCACCATTCACCTCTCCAACGGCCAGACGCGCACCGAACATTCCCGTTTCCTCGGCACCCTGGCGGGCCCGGAGGCGGTACGTGCCTTCCTTACCGATAACCTCACCCCGTTCCTCTGGGATAAGCTTTTCGCCGCTGCCACTTTCCAGGACCTACGTTTCCCCGAGCATATTCACCGCGGGGAAGACCAGGTTGTTGCTGCAATAGCACTCTCCCGGGCGCGGCGCGTCACCTCAATTCCCGATGCCCTGGCCAATTACGTGGTGGGCACCCAGTCCCTCACCTGGGGTCGCGTTCCCGATCCGCAAGAATACGAGGATGCCGCACGTTTCCTAGCCGAGCAACTCGGGCCGGAATGGATGGCAGAACCGGAGAACCTTTCCGCTTTTTTGGTGTACCGCACCCTCGCCATGATGATCTTGGCGCAATCAGCCATGCGTTCGGAGAAAGACACCGCCGATATTGTGCGCGCGGCGCGGCGCGCTATTAGCTTGCCCATGCTGCGCGCTACCGCGCAGGCCCGCCCGCAGCTGGCAGCCGGAGCCGCCCTGCTGCGTACCTGCCCGGCGCTCTACCGCAAGATCTACCTGCGCTACGTGCGCAGCACCTACGCCATCGCAGATTAATAGCGGATTGCGAGCAGAGTAGGAACGGCTTAAGCGCGAATTGGGAGCGGCCTAGGAGCGAACTAGGGGTGGTGCTTAGAAAGCCCAGCGCCATCCCGATCCCGGCACGCCCCAGGGATTGTAGACCAGGTATCCGTGCTCCAGGGAGGTTTCCAGGACCACCTTGCCAGCCGCGCTTTCCCCCGGGTTGATAAAGGGGGTGACCCGCTCCGCGGTGGAATAACATCCGTAGGATGCCACCGTGTGGCTATCTTCCTGGATATTTCCTTCCCGGTCCGTGAGATGGAAAGCATCCCGATCCAGGGTGAGGAAGGGAGCATCCGGGTCGTAGGAAGCATAATCAGCTGCCATCTGCGCGCTGAGATCAACCACGAGGAAGGTGCCGTTCTCAGGAGTGAAAACAGCCGGCTCCGCGATGCGCGAGGGGCACTCCTGTGCTCGGATAATATCCGTGACTGTCAAAGTGAATGCCGCCCGGGTGGCGCCGTCGACCGAAAGCCCTACCGGCACCCCAAGCTGAGCTTCCACGTCTCCGCTGGGCGCAACCGCAACCGGGCGACCACCTTCAGAACCGTCAGAACCGTCGGTTACGGCGGCGCGGTCTTGCATAGTACTGTTCTCGGTACCGGACGCCCCGGAGACTCCCGGAACGCTCGGCGCGGCGGTAGCCACCGGAATCGGGGTCACCGGATCAGGATCCCCCACCGCAACGCTGGAACATCCGCCTAAGCCAAGAACCGCTACCGCGCCGATAATGGCGAGCGAGCTTCCTAGTGCCCGGCGGCGCAGGCCAGGGATGGAAGAAGGAGTGGTGTGAGAATTCTGCATCGTCTCATCGTCTTTCTTTTTCATGACGTCATCCCCTTAGAAGCGGTGGAAATCGCCGTGGGGTACAACGTAACCCCAGCGCCGCGCGAAATCCTGCCGCCATTTCGTTGCTACGTACATCCACGCCGGCCCATCCACGGTGGTGACGAGGTCACGGGTGTAATTCATATAGGCAGGGTTCTTACCCGGAACATAACCTTCCCAATCATCCATTTGGGCCACTTTGGCATCGTAATTCCACGGTCCGTACTTCAGGAGGTCGCCGCGCAGCCCGTGCGGGCCGGGAAGAGCCCAGGGCCACGGATTCCACCGCGGCCCGGTGATCCACAGTTCATAACCCGGCACCCAGCTTTCTTTGATACCTGAGTAGTTATTGACCACGAAGGCGGCTTCTTCGCCCTGGCGTAGCGTTCCGTAAACCAGGATGGGGTACCCGCCGGAATTAGGATCAAGGTTGGGTGGGCGCTCGCTATTGGGGGCCGGCGGCACATAATCGCGGCGCACCGCCAGGGTGTCCACCCCGTCGCGGTTCCAGTCACCCACCAGAACGTTATCCCCGTGGCGCCCGTAGGAGAATTCGGTAGAAGCGTTCCCACCGGACACGGTCGAGTTATTGACGTAGTACATATTGCCGCGGCGCACCGCGAAACTATCGATGCCGTCCCCATCCCAGTCACCTACGAGGACCGTGTCACCGTGGCGCCCGAAGGAGAAGACCGTGAAGTTCTCATCGTCGTCGAGCACATTGCTGACATAGAACATATTGCCGCGCCGGATGGCCAGGGTATCGGTGCCGTCCCCGTTCCAATCCCCCGCGATCACTTCATCATCGGGCTGGCCGAAAGTGAAGCTATGTTCCCCACCTCCGGTGGTGAGCTCATTACGCACGAAATACGTATTGCCGCGGCGAATAAGGACCGTATCGCCCACTACCGCATCCCAATTGCCGATAAGGATGATCGGTGGGCAGGCCGAATTTGAAGTGGATATCCGCATCTCCGGACAAGAAGGTGTTCTTCATATAGAAATCGGAGCCACGGTTCACGCCCAGGGTGTCTCGCCCGTCACCATTCCAATCCCCGGAAAACACCACGTCCGTATGCCGCCCGTAGGACATCTCCATATCGGCCGTACCCGAGGTGAGAGAGTTTTTGAAGAAATAATAGTTTCCCGCGCCCTCGTCCAGAGCGGGCGCACCCTGCGCTGCCGGCATAAGCCCCAGCGAGCCAGCAATCAGTGCCAGCGCTGCAATCACGCCAACTATCAGCCCGGGGGTGCGGGCGCGCGCGTATGAATATCTCTCCAAGAGAACCTCCTCGA encodes:
- a CDS encoding glycosyltransferase family 2 protein, encoding MARVSVITPAYRGEDTIRRAVVSVLGQTMPDVELIVVDDHSPDNTAGVLRDLEKELADNRLTVIYHENNTGVSGARNSALARASGDYIAFLDGDDYWEATYLERMLREVENVPDTDVVCCGRTIHLSNGQTRTEHSRFLGTLAGPEAVRAFLTDNLTPFLWDKLFAAATFQDLRFPEHIHRGEDQVVAAIALSRARRVTSIPDALANYVVGTQSLTWGRVPDPQEYEDAARFLAEQLGPEWMAEPENLSAFLVYRTLAMMILAQSAMRSEKDTADIVRAARRAISLPMLRATAQARPQLAAGAALLRTCPALYRKIYLRYVRSTYAIAD
- a CDS encoding MATE family efflux transporter, which produces MSTAAGQSSETAGAALPVALGGASGALSGFFITVVSARSLSPADNTLFLTFWAALFAIIAIVAGLQNEVTRAVRRDRVESRAGVESRAGVDSGAAGPRYRTSPVLICAGVGVCAAVLVLAATPLWLRVFHGFSGRGLLIAFIALGVLLNSVHLGLLGVFAGRGKWKVFGTLTSLEPALRFLFIAVAGYLSLALHLYALACVLACGTWLLLSAAPGVRALARTRINIAPRGLVRRLLLAMAATGASALLINGFPLLMSLTTEPVVFSEAAPLIQAVSVTRAPLMLPLVAFQSMVITVFVQHPERTRGYLLRLAVIVGGIGGIGALAAAACGPWLMAVIFGPAYANTPLILGFLVLAAACLALLTLTGAVALAADHHRLNILGWCVALAVSVAIMLLPVCLETRTVTSLVVGPLLGSICHILGLVRRTR
- a CDS encoding gamma-glutamylcyclotransferase family protein, producing the protein MGDTVLIRRGNTYFVRNELTTGGGEHSFTFGQPDDEVIAGDWNGDGTDTLAIRRGNMFYVSNVLDDDENFTVFSFGRHGDTVLVGDWDGDGIDSFAVRRGNMYYVNNSTVSGGNASTEFSYGRHGDNVLVGDWNRDGVDTLAVRRDYVPPAPNSERPPNLDPNSGGYPILVYGTLRQGEEAAFVVNNYSGIKESWVPGYELWITGPRWNPWPWALPGPHGLRGDLLKYGPWNYDAKVAQMDDWEGYVPGKNPAYMNYTRDLVTTVDGPAWMYVATKWRQDFARRWGYVVPHGDFHRF
- a CDS encoding glycosyltransferase family 2 protein, with the translated sequence MRLDIMLPFWGNPDYLFQTVESVLAQDSDEWKLTVVDDCYPDESVPDYFAQLHDERITYIRNETNRGITENYETCLKLATAEYMMFMGCDDVMEPNFVSTIQAAIAAHPTIDIIQPGVRPIDAQGTVISPLGDRIKTSLRKRSTRMGNVISGEGAAAVLLTGDWLYWPSLVFRTETIRATPFRPGFPLIQDLAIVVDMLAAGASMLVEPTVCFRYRRHDSSASASKLLDGTRFAGERRYFALAAEEMKRRGWTKAQRAARLHATSRLYAATLLPRALKERSSTGVRTLLRHLLGS